Genomic segment of Umezawaea sp. Da 62-37:
CCTGAGCGCCGCCGCGTACCCGAACGCCGCCAGCGTGAGGACACCCGCGGTGACCACCACCGACCGGGAGTGGTGCAGCGCCACGACCAGCACCACGGGCACGTAGAAGCACCACTGCCAGCCCGACATCAGCGGCGCGGCGGACCCGTGCACCACCAGCTCGACGAACAGCCCCGCCGTCCCGAGCCGCCAGGCGTCCAGCGGCGACCGGATCATCAGCCCGTACGTGGCGACGATGACCACGAAGTAGACCACCCAGACACCGTCGTGGTCGTACTCGCGCACGTAGTCCGCGCTCGCCACGATGGCGACCACGAGCGAGTAGACGATGATCACGGCATGGCCGACGCGGGTGAGGTTGCCGGGCACGGCGCCGAGGACCGGCGTGCGGTCCCGCAGCGCCACGACCTGGAACAAGGTGCGCATCACCAGCCGATGCTAGGGCGGTCAGGCTCGCGGGACATGCACCCGTGGAGCGACCTACCCCGGTATCACCCGCGACAAGCCATTGCGGCATCCGATCACCAGCGGGTAGGCAGTGAGCAGGGACCGGGCGATCGGACGCCGTCGGGCGAAGTGTTGAAAGATGGTGGAATGACCTCGCAGCATGATCCGGATCGCTGGTCGCGGCTCACGGCCGTGGCGGGCGAGGCCCTGGCCGCGGCCAAGGTCGGGGAGGACGCTGTCGCGGTCGACCTGGTCACCGGGTTCCTCAGCGGGTCTCCCGAGGGCAACGAGGAGATCAGGGAACTGGTGCTGCTGCTGTTCTCCGAGTGCAGCGGCATGGTCGCGGCGCTCGGCTCCGGCGGCGCCACGCCGGTGAAGATGCAGGTCTTCGACGAAGACGGCCAGGAGGTCCCGATCGACGACGCGGACCCGCCGGTGCGCACGGCGATCCGCACCCTGCTGGCCGAGGTGCACGGCGACGAGGAAGCGGCCGCGGAGCAGATCGAGATCGCGTTGGCGAACGGCGCCCCGCAGGAGTTGGCGACGGTCGTGCTCCAGGCGCTGCGGTGGACGGTGAAGCTCGCCGCCGAGTGCCGGACGCGCGACCTGGAAGTGCCGGACTGGATCGCCGACTCCCTGGAGGAGTGACCGCGTTCGGCCTGGCAGAGCCCTAATGGGGAACTCAGGGACCACCCCGTCACCTGTTCGTCGTGATGCGAACAGGACAGTTGTCCGGATTTTCGGGAACGTCGTCCCGGTAGGGCCTGCGCGAATGCGGCCGCGACCGGTCCGAGCCCTTGACAAGGGATTTGGTCCAGACCAGTGTCTGTCCCTGACCAGCCCCGACGTTCCCGAGGCGCTACGGGCGGTCACCCTGCACCCCGCCATCCCATTCAGGGAGAACCATGAGACTCCGCTTCGGCGCCCTGCTGACAGCGAGCGCGTTGGCACTCGCTTCCCTCACCTCCCCCGCCGCCTCCGCCGCGGGCGGCGTGACCGCGACGTTCGTCAAGACCAGCGACTGGGGATCCGGCTTCGAAGGCCGGTTCACCGTCGCCAACGGCGGCTCCAGCGCCCTGACGAGCTGGCGCGTCGAGTTCGACCTGCCCTCCGGCACCGCGATCAGCAGCGCCTGGGACGCCACGCTCACCCGATCCGGTGACCACTACGTCCTGGTGAACAAGAGCTACAACGGCGAACTCGGCGTCGGCGCGTCGGCCGCGGTCGGCGTCATCGGAACGGGTTCCGGCGCGCCCGGCAACTGCACCGTCAACGGCGGCTCCTGCGCCGGTGGCGGCAGCGGTGGCGACACGACCGCGCCCAGCGCCCCGACCGGGCTCCGGGCGACCGGGACCACCAAGGACTCGGTGTCCCTGAACTGGACCGCGTCGACCGACAACGTCGGCGTGACCGGCTACGACGTCTACCGCGACGGCTCGGTCGCCACGACCGCGACCGGCACGTCCGCCACGGTCTCCGGCCTGTCCGGCGGCACCGCCTACGCGTTCACGGTCAGGGCTCGCGACGCCGCGGGCAACACCTCCGGTTCCAGCAACCAGGTCTCCGCCACCACCCTGCCCGGCGGCACCGACCCCGGTACCGGTTCGAGGACCGCGGCCCCGTACCTCTACATGGGCTGGGGCAGCCCGCCCAGCCCGACCGCCGTCATGCAGGCGACGGGCGTCAAGTGGTTCACCATGGCGTTCGTCCTGTCCTCCGGCGGCTGCACCCCCGCGTGGGACGGCAGCCGACCGCTGTCCGGCGGCGTCGACGCCGCCGCCATCGCGGAGATCCGCCGCAACGGCGGTGACGTCGTCCCGTCGTTCGGCGGCTGGAGCGGCAACAAGCTCGGCCCGAACTGCTCGACCCCCGAGGCGCTCGCGGGCGCGTACCAGCAGGTCATCAGCGCCTACGGCCTGAAGGCGATCGACATCGACATCGAGAACTCCGACGAGTTCGAGAACGAGACCGTGCAGGACCGCATCCTGTCGGCGCTGAAGATCGTCAAGCGGAACAACCCCGGCATCCAGACCATCGTCACGTTCGGCACCACGACCACCGGCCCGAACTACTACGGCGGCAGGCTGGTCGACCGCGCGAAGGCGCTCGACGCCGGTATCGACGTCTTCACGATCATGCCGTTCGACTTCGGCAGCTCGAACGTCCAGACCGACACCGTCAACGCCGCCACCGGCCTGAAGAACAAGCTGAAGACCACGTTCGGCTGGTCCGACGCGGTGGCGTTCAACCACGTCGGCATCTCCGGCATGAACGGCGTCTCCGACCAGCGGGAGATCACCACCGCCACCGCGTGGACCGGCATCCGCGACTGGTCGAGGTCCAACGGCCTGGGCAGGCTCGCGTTCTGGTCCGTCAACCGCGACCGCGCCTGTCCCGGCGGCGGCAGCGAGCTGAGCGCGTCCTGCAGCGGCATCGTCCAGAACGACTGGGACTTCACCCGCATCACCGCGGGCTTCTGAGCCCCCCCGCCGGACGCCCCCGACGGCGTTCCGACGAGGAAACCGGGTGCCCTCCGACCTACGCGTCGGAGGGCACCCGCGTCGGGAGCAGTTCGCGGACGAGCGCGCCGACCTGTTCCGCCTCGATCAGGAACGCGTCGTGCCCGTACTCGGAGGTGACGACCCGCAGGTCGTCGGCGGTGGTGATGCCCGCGGCCAGTTCCGCCTGCTGGGCGAGCGGGAACAGCCGGTCGCTGTCGATCCCCGCGACGATCGTGCGCGCGGTGATCCGGCTCAGCGCCGCCCGCACCCCGCCCCGGTCGCGCCCGACGTCGTGGCTGTTCATCGACTCCGTCAGCACCACGTAGCTGTCCGGGTCGAACCGCCGGACCAGCTTCTCCGCGTGGTGGTCGAGGTACGACTCGACGGCGAACCTCCCGTCCCCCTGCGGCTGTCTGCCGAACCGGGCGGCCAGCTCCGCCTCCGTCCGGTAGCTGATGTGCGCGATCCGCCGGGCCACCCCGAGTCCCAGCACCGGATCCGCCCGAACGGCGTGGACCTGCGCGGACGCCAGCGCGATCTGCTCGGCCGAGGACGCGGCGGGGGTGGCCAGCAGCAGCAGCGACCGCACCCGGTCGGGCTCGCCGACGGCCCATTCCAGCGCCCGCATCCCACCCATCGACCCGCCGAGC
This window contains:
- a CDS encoding cellulose binding domain-containing protein — translated: MRLRFGALLTASALALASLTSPAASAAGGVTATFVKTSDWGSGFEGRFTVANGGSSALTSWRVEFDLPSGTAISSAWDATLTRSGDHYVLVNKSYNGELGVGASAAVGVIGTGSGAPGNCTVNGGSCAGGGSGGDTTAPSAPTGLRATGTTKDSVSLNWTASTDNVGVTGYDVYRDGSVATTATGTSATVSGLSGGTAYAFTVRARDAAGNTSGSSNQVSATTLPGGTDPGTGSRTAAPYLYMGWGSPPSPTAVMQATGVKWFTMAFVLSSGGCTPAWDGSRPLSGGVDAAAIAEIRRNGGDVVPSFGGWSGNKLGPNCSTPEALAGAYQQVISAYGLKAIDIDIENSDEFENETVQDRILSALKIVKRNNPGIQTIVTFGTTTTGPNYYGGRLVDRAKALDAGIDVFTIMPFDFGSSNVQTDTVNAATGLKNKLKTTFGWSDAVAFNHVGISGMNGVSDQREITTATAWTGIRDWSRSNGLGRLAFWSVNRDRACPGGGSELSASCSGIVQNDWDFTRITAGF
- a CDS encoding homoserine O-acetyltransferase; this translates as MTAASPRATGGWREGDPAGRRLWIGHDGPLAGLPGFRLAYETRGTLNADGSNAVLVLHALTGDSHASGVVEPGHPTPGWWDALIGPGKALDPARWFIVAPNVLGGCQGSTGPLSAAPDGEPWGSRFPLVTAREQVAAEVVLADRLGIGAWAAVLGGSMGGMRALEWAVGEPDRVRSLLLLATPAASSAEQIALASAQVHAVRADPVLGLGVARRIAHISYRTEAELAARFGRQPQGDGRFAVESYLDHHAEKLVRRFDPDSYVVLTESMNSHDVGRDRGGVRAALSRITARTIVAGIDSDRLFPLAQQAELAAGITTADDLRVVTSEYGHDAFLIEAEQVGALVRELLPTRVPSDA